A region of Gloeocapsopsis sp. IPPAS B-1203 DNA encodes the following proteins:
- a CDS encoding MraY family glycosyltransferase: protein MPIQLYHLIAFFFSAIVVLWMTPVVKTFGIKSGRVDRPNERKVHQRPMVRLGGVAIFTGTVVALLIIWALGGFGILPPTKEWEVWGVTLGGIAFFLIGLADDLFSLSPFLRLLMQVIIAGVVWQMGVHIDFLSIPFVGLIQLGWLSLPFTVIWLVGMVNAINWIDGLDGLAAGVSGIAATVMLFVTLFMQQPAAALIAAALAGGTLGFLRYNFNPAQIFMGDGGAYFIGFTLAGVGVIGLAKTTAVTAVVLPYLILAVPIVDMSAVILARLRQGKSPFNADKRHLHHRLLRAGLSHRLAVLFIYSLTLWVGTLALAFAGIPSGIAYACAATSLLSYTSWQVWKHARQ, encoded by the coding sequence ATGCCTATTCAGCTATACCATCTAATTGCCTTTTTCTTCTCTGCCATAGTCGTCCTTTGGATGACTCCTGTTGTTAAGACTTTTGGAATCAAAAGTGGACGAGTTGATCGACCAAACGAACGTAAAGTACATCAGCGTCCTATGGTACGCCTAGGAGGAGTTGCCATTTTTACTGGGACGGTTGTAGCTTTATTAATTATTTGGGCGCTTGGTGGCTTTGGAATCTTACCCCCAACAAAAGAGTGGGAAGTATGGGGTGTCACTCTTGGGGGTATCGCATTCTTCTTGATTGGTTTAGCAGATGACTTGTTTAGCTTATCGCCTTTCTTGCGCCTCCTGATGCAAGTTATCATTGCGGGAGTTGTTTGGCAGATGGGCGTACACATTGACTTTTTGAGTATTCCTTTTGTTGGATTGATTCAACTTGGCTGGCTGAGTTTACCTTTTACGGTGATTTGGCTAGTTGGGATGGTCAATGCCATTAATTGGATTGATGGACTTGATGGCTTAGCTGCCGGAGTTTCAGGAATAGCAGCCACTGTCATGCTATTCGTGACACTGTTTATGCAGCAACCAGCAGCAGCTTTGATTGCAGCTGCTCTCGCCGGTGGTACGTTAGGGTTCCTCCGCTATAACTTTAATCCAGCTCAGATTTTCATGGGAGATGGCGGAGCTTATTTTATAGGTTTTACGTTAGCTGGTGTGGGTGTCATTGGACTTGCCAAGACTACAGCCGTTACCGCTGTAGTGTTACCTTACCTGATTTTAGCAGTACCAATTGTCGATATGTCTGCAGTCATTTTGGCACGACTGCGACAGGGAAAATCGCCTTTTAATGCAGATAAGCGTCATTTACATCACAGGCTATTACGTGCTGGGCTGTCACACAGGTTAGCAGTTTTGTTCATTTACTCATTAACTCTCTGGGTTGGAACGTTAGCACTAGCTTTTGCAGGTATACCTAGTGGTATTGCTTACGCCTGTGCTGCAACCTCACTTTTGAGTTACACCAGCTGGCAAGTTTGGAAGCACGCTCGACAATAA